In Electrophorus electricus isolate fEleEle1 chromosome 12, fEleEle1.pri, whole genome shotgun sequence, a single window of DNA contains:
- the mrpl18 gene encoding 39S ribosomal protein L18, mitochondrial, with protein MALVSELCRNVRLLALGHIRRSGLLGVTRTRRDPARTLSQTAPELEPDVNHNENINPIFVNRNPRNLEQMALALKDRGWGTLWPTRHYYHRLVFRRSQRHVSAEVYSRDSHVPVLTCSTKEWALKKQLGSTHCVAACRAVGEVLAQRCHETGITRVFYREIPWIFRSDGIQAFWTAMKDGGVVLSEPRRKYI; from the exons ATGGCCTTGGTGAGCGAGCTTTGCCGTAACGTTCGCCTCCTCGCGCTAGGGCACATCCGCAGATCCGGACTCCTGGGGGTAACGCGGACCCGGCGCGACCCTG CTCGGACTCTGAGTCAAACTGCACCTGAGCTGGAGCCTGACGTTAAccataatgaaaacattaatCCGATATTTGTCAACCGAAACCCCAGAAACCTGGAACAGATGGCACTGGCCCTGAAGGACAGAGGCTGGGGCACACTCTGGCCTACAAGGCACTACTACCACAG ACTGGTGTTCAGACGCTCCCAGCGTCACGTCTCTGCCGAGGTGTACTCGCGGGACTCTCATGTGCCTGTGCTCACGTGCTCCACAAAAGAGTGGGCGTTGAAGAAGCAGCTTGGCTCCACCCACTGCGTGGCGGCATGCCGTGCTGTGGGCGAGGTTCTGGCCCAGAGGTGCCATGAGACCGGCATCACCCGCGTTTTCTACCGTGAGATCCCCTGGATCTTCCGCTCCGACGGG ATCCAGGCCTTTTGGACAGCCATGAAAGATGGGGGTGTAGTCTTGAGTGAACCACGAcgaaaatacatttaa